From Clostridium sp. SY8519:
CTGCCCACAATCGTGGCAAATTCTCCGTTGTCCAGCTTCAGGCTGATGTCCCGCAGTGCCACCTTCTCGTTTACCGTGCCGGCATTAAAGGTTTTTTTGATATGGATCAGTTCTAGCATCTTTCTTCCCCTCCTTCTCTGCGGGCCCGGACCGACTGCACTTTTCTCCGGTGCAGCGCCATGGATTTTCTGATTGCAGGGACGGCAATGGCTGCCGCTACAATAATCGCGGAAATCAGTTTCAGGCTTTCTGCCGGCACATTGAACCGCAGGGCAATGGCGATAATGAACCGGTAAATCACAGATCCGATAATGACCCCTGTAATCCAGCGCACTCTTCCTCTTTTTCCAAACAGCGTTTCTCCGATAATCAGGCTGGCCAGACCGATGACCACCATGCCGGTGCCCAGGTTGACATCGGCGGATTTCTGGTACTGGGCCAGCATTCCGCCGGAAAGCGCAGTCATTGCGTTGGCCAGGCACAGACCTACCGTAATGGTCATTTTCGGGTTAATGGAAGAAGCGCGCACCATATCTTCATTATCCCCGGTTGCCCGGATGGACATGCCGAGCCGGGTTGCCATAAACAGAATCAGCAGAACCGCCACAACCGCCACGATAATAATCACTTCGATAAACTTATACCATTCCGATAAAAACGGGCTGGCAGCCACCCACTCCTTGGCTGTGCTGAAAATCGTAGGGGAATGGAACAGGCTGATGTTGGTCGTAAAGCCCATGGCCATAATATTGATTGTATACAGGCCTGTATTGGTGATAATTCCTGCCAGAATCGAAGGCACACCCAGCCTGGTCTGCAGAAAAGCCGTCACGAAGCCGGCGGCAAGCCCGGACACAATCGCCGCCAGGAGCGCAAGAAACGGATGGCCTGCCAGACACACCGTCGCGCTGACCGCGCAGCCCAGCGTAAAGCAGCCGTCTGTGGTCAGATCGGCAATATTCAGAATACTGAAACTCAGAAACAGCGCCAGGGCAACCAGGGAATAAATCAGTCCCACTTCCAGGGCGCCCTGCACAATCGCTACAGTGATCATTATTTTTTCCTCTCAATCTCTTTCATGGTTTTTTGATGATACTA
This genomic window contains:
- a CDS encoding ABC transporter permease translates to MITVAIVQGALEVGLIYSLVALALFLSFSILNIADLTTDGCFTLGCAVSATVCLAGHPFLALLAAIVSGLAAGFVTAFLQTRLGVPSILAGIITNTGLYTINIMAMGFTTNISLFHSPTIFSTAKEWVAASPFLSEWYKFIEVIIIVAVVAVLLILFMATRLGMSIRATGDNEDMVRASSINPKMTITVGLCLANAMTALSGGMLAQYQKSADVNLGTGMVVIGLASLIIGETLFGKRGRVRWITGVIIGSVIYRFIIAIALRFNVPAESLKLISAIIVAAAIAVPAIRKSMALHRRKVQSVRARREGGEERC